The Nicotiana tabacum cultivar K326 chromosome 14, ASM71507v2, whole genome shotgun sequence genome contains a region encoding:
- the LOC107795526 gene encoding 2-hydroxyisoflavanone dehydratase-like yields the protein MDSGDNEVKVDFSQLLRVYKNGRVERMFGSPIVPPMPEDPATGVASKDIDISPEIRARIYHPKLTTKNTDQKLPILVYYHGGGFCLESAFSFLDQRYLNLIVSKSNVVAISVEYRLAPEHPLPVGYEDSWTALQWIASHVLDKPGFEKEPWLVNHGDFEKVLIGGDSAGGNIVHNISLRSGLESLNGGVKILGSFLCFPYFLSSSEFKEDSLASRIWAFVNPSAEDGVDDPRINPFVEKAPSLSALGCSKILVCVAEKDELRNIGIQYVEAVKKSGWKGEIKLIDVQGEDHCFQIFDPETEKAKDLIKGIADFVKRSCV from the exons ATGGATTCCGGCGACAACGAGGTGAAAGTGGATTTCTCCCAACTTCTCCGTGTCTACAAGAATGGCCGTGTCGAGCGTATGTTCGGCTCACCTATCGTTCCTCCGATGCCAGAAGATCCTGCCACCGGCGTTGCCTCAAAAGACATAGATATTTCGCCAGAAATCAGAGCCAGAATTTACCACCCAAAGCTCACAACAAAAAACACCGACCAAAAACTGCCCATCTTAGTATATTATCACGGCGGTGGATTTTGTCTCGAATCTGCTTTCTCTTTCCTCGACCAACGTTACCTTAACCTCATAGTCTCCAAATCCAATGTTGTTGCTATTTCAGTAGAATACCGTCTTGCTCCAGAACATCCTCTTCCAGTAG GTTATGAAGATTCTTGGACTGCACTTCAATGGATCGCATCGCATGTTCTTGACAAACCCGGATTCGAAAAGGAACCATGGTTAGTGAACCATGGTGATTTTGAGAAGGTACTCATTGGGGGTGATAGTGCCGGAGGTAACATAGTTCACAATATATCTCTCAGGTCTGGTCTTGAAAGCTTGAATGGGGGAGTTAAAATCTTGGGTTCTTTTCTCTGTTTTCCTTACTTTTTGTCATCTAGTGAATTTAAGGAAGATAGTTTGGCTAGTAGGATTTGGGCTTTTGTGAATCCATCAGCTGAAGATGGAGTTGATGATCCAAGAATTAATCCTTTTGTAGAAAAAGCTCCAAGTTTATCAGCACTGGGGTGTTCCAAGATTTTGGTGTGTGTTGCAGAGAAGGATGAGCTGAGAAATATAGGGATTCAGTATGTTGAAGCTGTGAAGAAAAGTGGGTGGAAAGGGGAAATAAAGTTGATTGATGTGCAAGGAGAAGATCATTGCTTTCAGATCTTTGATCCTGAAACTGAAAAAGCCAAAGATTTGATTAAGGGAATTGCTGATTTTGTCAAACGGTCATGTGTGTGA